A stretch of the Rosa rugosa chromosome 5, drRosRugo1.1, whole genome shotgun sequence genome encodes the following:
- the LOC133708925 gene encoding uncharacterized protein At4g22758, with protein sequence MLLYKQKKSPKGNRFLISITVLGSAGPIRFVVNEEALVAAVIDTALKSYAREGRLPILGSDLNEFMLYCPTAGPDALSPWDTIGSQGARNFMLCKKPQPVKMADSEIPAAAISRKGSGSWKAWINKSLNLKISSH encoded by the exons ATGTTGCTGTACAAGCAGAAGAAGAGTCCCAAGGGCAACAGGTTCCTGATCAGCATCACTGTGCTGGGCAGTGCCGGCCCGATCCGATTCGTTGTCAACGAGGAGGCGCTTGTTGCTGCGGTCATCGACACCGCCTTGAAATCCTATGCTCGTGAAGGTCGCCTTCCCATTCTCGGCTCCGATCTCAATGAGTTCATGCTCTACTGCCCCACTGCTGGACCTGATG CTCTGAGTCCATGGGACACAATTGGATCGCAAGGAGCTCGGAACTTTATGCTATGCAAGAAGCCTCAGCCGGTGAAAATGGCCGACAGTGAAATACCGGCAGCTGCAATTTCTCGCAAGGGGAGTGGGAGCTGGAAGGCATGGATCAACAAGTCCCTCAACCTCAAAATCTCTTCCCATTGA